The following coding sequences lie in one Candidatus Nitrospira allomarina genomic window:
- a CDS encoding SMEK domain-containing protein: MNRQGYQSSIISSLSWLSTQVSVSNGMNFTDINIHSENFYRNLLNLAFGYSLININIIEQNSTAIDLGDQANRIAIQVTSTSTLDKTKNTVDKFIKKKLYEKYDRLVILNIVKKKDHKVPNIGNKFYNLDTKNDIWDIGILAKMFNNLGTPKLEKINDFLNSELYQKPTEELPKNVQTILSLIELISDEDHPAIGDGYLTDPFPDEKINQRFSNHAVFLKTEFLTLYQDYGAVLEAIEKESDIGQVKLRRVAQHLRVFSDKVLTECDGNPKNALARIIEYFVTLLQTKGFAADTGAAQFYIVKHLIKCNVFPNKETDLV; this comes from the coding sequence ATGAACCGACAGGGCTACCAAAGTTCAATAATTAGTTCGCTTAGTTGGCTTTCTACGCAGGTATCAGTTAGCAATGGCATGAACTTTACTGACATAAATATTCATTCTGAGAACTTCTATCGGAATCTTTTGAATCTGGCATTTGGATACAGCTTGATCAATATCAACATCATTGAACAAAACAGCACGGCTATTGATCTCGGAGATCAGGCTAACCGCATAGCTATCCAAGTAACCTCTACATCCACTCTTGATAAAACCAAGAACACTGTCGATAAGTTCATTAAAAAAAAACTATACGAAAAGTACGACCGCCTTGTAATCCTTAATATTGTCAAGAAAAAAGATCATAAAGTTCCAAACATTGGCAATAAGTTTTATAACTTAGATACTAAAAATGATATTTGGGATATAGGTATTCTCGCAAAAATGTTTAATAATCTTGGCACCCCCAAACTGGAAAAAATTAATGATTTTCTAAATAGTGAGTTGTATCAAAAACCAACAGAAGAACTGCCGAAGAATGTACAGACAATTCTAAGCCTTATAGAATTAATCAGTGATGAAGATCATCCCGCGATAGGCGATGGATACCTAACAGACCCATTTCCGGACGAAAAAATTAATCAGAGATTTTCAAATCATGCGGTATTCTTAAAAACCGAATTTTTAACTTTATATCAAGATTATGGTGCCGTTTTAGAGGCAATTGAAAAGGAATCCGATATTGGCCAAGTGAAACTTCGTCGGGTCGCGCAACACTTGAGAGTATTTAGCGATAAAGTTCTGACTGAGTGTGACGGCAATCCAAAGAATGCATTAGCACGGATAATAGAATATTTCGTCACGCTTTTACAGACAAAGGGATTTGCAGCAGACACTGGGGCGGCCCAATTCTATATTGTTAAACACTTGATTAAGTGCAATGTATTTCCAAATAAGGAAACAGACCTTGTCTAA
- a CDS encoding GH1 family beta-glucosidase, with translation MKKQATFPEGFLWGAATSSYQIEGAPLADGAGPSIWQRFAHTPGNILNGDTGDVACDHYHRWREDIALMKELGLQAYRFSVAWARIFPEGKGSLNEKGLDFYERLVDGLLEAGIEPLLTLYHWDLPAALDDLGGWLNPDIAHWFADYGEAMYRRLDGRVKKWTTLNEPWVVTDGGYLHGLLAPGHSSHYEAPVAAHHLMRAHGAAVQAYRAVGAHEIGLVVNIEPKYPVSEDPKDLAATNRADAYMNRQFLDPALLGSYPEEMAEIFGDAWPEWPARDFELIGQKIDFVGLNYYTRAVTGDGPDCLPVRARTVRQPHKTYTETGWEVYPDGLSDTLLWLKNRYGEMPLYITENGSAFFDPPKAIHGRVIDPVRMHYLNQHLCAVRTAIEKGVDVRGYMAWSLMDNYEWSYGYAKRFGIVHVDFETLERTPKDTARYYSKIIETNGAVLDEPFLPLSVHT, from the coding sequence ATGAAAAAACAAGCGACATTTCCCGAGGGGTTTCTCTGGGGTGCTGCCACATCGTCCTACCAGATTGAGGGAGCACCGCTGGCCGATGGTGCAGGTCCAAGCATCTGGCAGCGTTTTGCTCACACGCCCGGAAATATTCTGAATGGCGATACCGGTGACGTCGCCTGCGATCATTATCATCGTTGGCGCGAGGATATCGCCCTCATGAAGGAGCTGGGATTGCAGGCCTATCGGTTTTCGGTGGCCTGGGCGCGTATTTTTCCTGAAGGCAAAGGAAGCCTGAATGAGAAGGGCCTGGATTTCTACGAAAGACTTGTTGACGGCCTTCTGGAGGCCGGGATCGAACCGCTCCTGACATTGTATCACTGGGATTTGCCCGCAGCATTGGACGATCTTGGCGGATGGCTGAATCCGGACATTGCGCATTGGTTTGCCGATTATGGCGAAGCGATGTACCGGCGTTTGGATGGGCGGGTAAAAAAATGGACCACACTCAATGAACCCTGGGTGGTCACGGATGGCGGCTATTTGCATGGCCTACTGGCCCCTGGGCATTCTTCTCACTATGAAGCGCCGGTTGCCGCTCATCATCTGATGCGCGCTCATGGGGCGGCCGTTCAGGCCTATCGTGCGGTCGGGGCTCATGAAATCGGCCTGGTGGTGAATATCGAGCCGAAGTATCCGGTATCGGAGGATCCCAAAGATCTGGCGGCAACCAATCGGGCGGATGCGTATATGAACCGGCAGTTTCTTGATCCCGCGCTCCTGGGATCCTATCCGGAGGAAATGGCGGAGATATTCGGTGACGCCTGGCCTGAATGGCCTGCCAGGGATTTCGAGCTTATTGGTCAGAAGATCGATTTTGTCGGGCTGAATTATTACACGCGTGCCGTGACGGGTGATGGCCCGGACTGCTTGCCTGTCAGGGCCAGGACCGTTCGCCAGCCCCACAAGACCTATACGGAAACCGGGTGGGAGGTCTATCCGGACGGGCTTTCCGACACGCTCCTCTGGCTCAAGAATCGTTATGGTGAGATGCCGCTGTATATCACCGAGAATGGCTCGGCCTTCTTTGATCCGCCGAAAGCGATTCATGGACGGGTCATTGATCCGGTGCGGATGCACTACCTGAACCAGCATCTGTGCGCGGTCCGGACCGCGATTGAAAAAGGCGTTGATGTGCGGGGATATATGGCCTGGTCTCTGATGGACAACTATGAATGGTCCTATGGGTATGCCAAGCGATTCGGCATTGTGCATGTCGATTTTGAGACTCTTGAGCGCACGCCGAAGGATACAGCCCGGTATTATTCGAAAATTATCGAAACCAATGGTGCGGTTCTGGACGAACCCTTTCTGCCTCTTTCCGTGCATACGTAA
- a CDS encoding carbohydrate ABC transporter permease codes for MIGKSMRHLWRGSGTNVGLLFLAAFALIPLLWMLSVSFMAPGEASNFPPPLLPEHPTLANYIKLFEYSSMGRNFLNSLFVATAATLLSLTFNVAAGYAFAKLEFKGRHLLFRGLLSALVIPAQVSMIPLFLMLKGMGLVNSWIGVLIPFVASIFGIFLVRQYALSIPTELIESARIEGASELRIFRSVVAPLLTPILITLGLFTFMAAWNDFLWPLIVLTDSDKYTLPIALASLSREHVQDVELMMAGAVITVTPVLILFLMLQRFYMSGNLAGSVKG; via the coding sequence ATGATTGGTAAATCCATGAGACACTTGTGGAGAGGCTCGGGGACGAATGTCGGCTTGTTGTTTTTGGCTGCGTTTGCTTTGATCCCGTTGCTGTGGATGCTGAGTGTGTCCTTTATGGCTCCGGGAGAGGCCAGCAATTTTCCGCCGCCGCTGTTGCCGGAGCATCCGACGCTGGCCAATTATATTAAGCTCTTTGAATATTCCAGTATGGGAAGGAACTTCTTGAATTCCCTGTTTGTCGCGACGGCGGCCACTCTGTTGTCACTTACGTTTAATGTGGCTGCCGGATATGCGTTTGCCAAACTGGAGTTCAAGGGGCGGCACCTGCTGTTCCGCGGGCTGTTGAGTGCCCTGGTGATTCCGGCCCAGGTGTCCATGATTCCGCTGTTTTTGATGTTGAAAGGGATGGGGTTGGTGAATAGCTGGATCGGTGTGCTGATCCCCTTTGTGGCCAGCATATTTGGTATATTCCTGGTACGGCAGTATGCCTTATCTATTCCGACGGAACTGATCGAGTCGGCCCGGATTGAAGGGGCCAGTGAGCTACGCATTTTCCGGTCGGTCGTGGCGCCGTTGCTGACACCCATTCTGATTACACTGGGGCTGTTTACCTTTATGGCCGCATGGAATGATTTTTTATGGCCGCTGATCGTCCTGACCGACAGTGATAAATATACCCTGCCGATTGCGCTGGCCTCTTTGTCACGTGAGCATGTGCAGGATGTCGAACTGATGATGGCCGGTGCGGTGATCACCGTGACACCGGTCCTGATTCTGTTTCTGATGCTTCAGCGTTTTTATATGAGTGGAAATCTTGCGGGAAGTGTCAAAGGATGA
- a CDS encoding DUF2442 domain-containing protein — protein sequence MKITKVIPKDDHLLYIKADDGQAGLLDITPYLESEAFAPLKDRNTFEQIHNGGYYVEWDCGADLSADTIQARWKPLTSEDT from the coding sequence GTGAAAATTACAAAAGTTATTCCAAAAGACGATCACCTCCTATACATCAAGGCTGATGATGGGCAAGCCGGTCTCTTGGACATCACCCCCTATCTGGAATCAGAGGCATTCGCTCCGTTAAAAGATCGAAACACATTTGAGCAAATTCACAACGGGGGCTATTATGTTGAGTGGGACTGTGGAGCCGACCTTTCTGCCGATACGATTCAGGCGCGATGGAAACCTCTCACAAGCGAAGACACGTAA
- a CDS encoding DUF4160 domain-containing protein, producing MPTISMFYGILIRMFFYDTERHHVPHIHAEYQGQVAVYSIPDGTVLAGELPPKKHKLVVAWIEIHHEDLLADWELAVVGKKPFPIRGLDQ from the coding sequence ATGCCCACTATTTCCATGTTTTACGGCATCCTTATCCGAATGTTTTTCTATGATACGGAAAGACACCACGTGCCTCACATTCATGCTGAATATCAGGGCCAGGTTGCTGTATATTCAATTCCTGATGGTACGGTTTTAGCTGGCGAGCTTCCTCCTAAAAAACACAAGTTAGTCGTGGCATGGATTGAAATACACCATGAAGATTTACTAGCCGATTGGGAACTGGCGGTGGTAGGCAAGAAACCCTTTCCTATTCGAGGGCTTGATCAGTGA
- a CDS encoding ABC transporter ATP-binding protein: MASLTLRNIHKRFGKTDVLSGIDLDVADGEFAVIVGPSGCGKSTLLRTIAGLEEIDTGTITIGETDVSGFPPSERGIAMVFQSYALYPHMTVYDNMSFGMKIAGAAAAEIDQAVRTAAETLGLTALLERKPKELSGGQRQRTAIGRAIVRRPKIFLFDEPLSNLDASLRVKMRHEIARLHETLETTIIYVTHDQVEAMTLADRIVVLRDGCIEQTGSPNELYKYPANRFVAGFIGSPAMNFLAGVVVDRRQDTTSVRLHSGATIQVNGVAGALPPDTPVTLGIRPEHLATGGDYNLVETQIKLVEPLGSHSYVYLETPDAEDLLIFRASGEFGFAKGDRLTVCLAADHCHLFGKDGMELRHKPSGNLTTSQGDH, encoded by the coding sequence ATGGCCAGTCTGACCCTGCGAAACATTCACAAACGTTTTGGCAAGACGGACGTATTGTCGGGAATTGACCTCGATGTCGCCGATGGCGAATTTGCGGTGATTGTCGGTCCCTCGGGTTGCGGCAAGTCAACGCTGTTGCGTACCATTGCGGGCCTCGAAGAGATCGATACGGGAACTATCACAATCGGTGAGACCGATGTCTCGGGGTTTCCACCTTCCGAGCGCGGTATTGCGATGGTGTTTCAGTCCTATGCGCTGTATCCGCATATGACTGTCTATGACAACATGAGCTTCGGGATGAAAATTGCCGGAGCGGCAGCCGCAGAAATTGACCAGGCGGTGCGCACGGCTGCCGAGACGCTCGGCCTGACCGCGCTGCTTGAGCGGAAACCGAAAGAGCTTTCCGGTGGACAGCGCCAGCGCACGGCTATTGGCCGGGCGATAGTCAGACGCCCGAAAATTTTCCTCTTTGATGAACCGCTTTCCAATCTGGATGCCTCTCTTCGTGTGAAGATGCGGCATGAGATTGCACGACTGCACGAGACGCTTGAGACCACCATCATCTATGTCACGCATGATCAGGTTGAGGCCATGACGTTGGCGGACCGGATCGTGGTACTCCGGGATGGATGTATTGAACAGACGGGTTCCCCCAATGAACTGTACAAGTATCCTGCCAACCGCTTTGTTGCCGGCTTTATCGGATCGCCGGCCATGAATTTCCTGGCCGGGGTCGTGGTCGACCGCCGCCAGGATACCACAAGTGTCCGACTTCACAGTGGAGCGACGATCCAGGTGAATGGCGTTGCCGGAGCATTGCCCCCTGATACTCCGGTCACGCTTGGCATTCGTCCCGAGCATCTGGCGACGGGGGGTGATTACAACCTCGTCGAGACGCAGATCAAGTTGGTGGAGCCACTCGGCAGCCATTCCTATGTCTATCTGGAAACACCGGATGCCGAGGACCTGCTGATATTCCGCGCATCCGGCGAGTTCGGTTTCGCGAAGGGCGACCGGCTGACGGTATGTCTTGCGGCAGACCACTGCCATCTTTTCGGGAAAGACGGAATGGAACTACGGCACAAACCTTCCGGAAACCTCACGACAAGTCAGGGAGATCACTGA
- a CDS encoding DUF433 domain-containing protein, protein MKFSRITVNSRRMDGVPCIRGLRIPVATIVAMMADGMISEEILEVYPDDLCSEDVREALKYGAEAVRERELPLTAQT, encoded by the coding sequence ATGAAATTTTCGCGAATCACCGTCAATTCTCGGCGAATGGATGGCGTGCCATGTATTCGGGGCCTCCGGATTCCCGTCGCCACTATTGTGGCGATGATGGCAGACGGCATGATTTCGGAAGAGATCTTGGAGGTCTATCCTGATGATCTCTGCTCGGAGGATGTCCGCGAAGCTTTGAAATATGGGGCTGAGGCGGTCCGCGAGCGAGAATTGCCGCTCACTGCTCAAACGTGA
- a CDS encoding carbohydrate ABC transporter permease: MKSSVAGWLFAGPALAIIAVFFFLPVLAALALSLTDFDIYALADLSNLRFVGFQNYIELLQRPLFWQALGNTLYFVLVGAPLSVFVSLAGALLLNGQMVRFKGFFRTALFAPVVTTIVAVAVIWRYLLHTRYGLINYSLDWLGLSVVDWLGDPHYSMPSIILFAVWKNFGYNMIILLAGLQAIPGDLYEAARIDGANALQRFFHVTLPSLVPSLFLVGVLTMAGYFQLFAEPYVMTQGGPVQSTLSIIYLMYEEGFKWWSLGSASAVAFILFVFMIVAAIGQLLVMRRYGSGV, from the coding sequence GTGAAATCGTCTGTGGCAGGCTGGCTGTTTGCCGGGCCGGCGCTGGCGATTATTGCTGTTTTTTTCTTTCTGCCGGTGCTGGCGGCGTTGGCTCTCAGTCTGACGGACTTTGATATCTATGCTCTGGCCGACCTGTCCAACCTGCGATTTGTGGGTTTCCAAAACTATATTGAGCTGTTGCAACGGCCGCTGTTCTGGCAGGCCCTGGGTAACACGCTGTATTTCGTGCTGGTCGGTGCGCCCCTCTCGGTGTTTGTGTCACTGGCAGGGGCACTGTTGCTGAATGGACAGATGGTGCGGTTCAAGGGATTTTTCAGGACCGCCTTGTTTGCGCCGGTCGTGACGACGATTGTGGCCGTGGCGGTGATCTGGCGATATCTCCTGCATACCCGTTATGGCTTGATCAATTATTCCCTCGATTGGTTGGGCCTCTCCGTTGTGGACTGGCTGGGTGATCCGCATTATTCCATGCCGTCCATCATTCTTTTCGCGGTCTGGAAAAACTTTGGCTACAATATGATCATTCTTCTGGCGGGCCTCCAGGCGATACCCGGCGATTTGTATGAGGCTGCACGGATTGACGGGGCCAATGCCCTTCAGCGTTTTTTCCATGTCACATTGCCTTCCCTCGTTCCTTCACTGTTTCTCGTCGGGGTGCTGACCATGGCCGGATACTTCCAATTGTTTGCCGAACCCTATGTGATGACACAGGGCGGACCCGTTCAGAGTACGCTCAGCATTATTTATCTGATGTATGAAGAAGGTTTTAAATGGTGGAGCCTGGGGTCGGCATCCGCCGTGGCCTTTATTCTTTTTGTTTTTATGATTGTGGCGGCAATTGGGCAACTTTTGGTGATGCGGCGGTATGGGAGTGGAGTGTGA
- a CDS encoding sugar ABC transporter substrate-binding protein gives MSPKISCKKTAGMFVVAFIVLAAMLAACTSGSGQDDILEIKFWAMGREGEIVPEVLKEFERENPGVRVIVQQIPWTSAHEKLLTAFAGDALPDVAQMGNTWIAEFAALDAVARLDEMAEASSVIEEQDYFPGIWATNVVGDTLYGVPWYVDTRLLFYRQDILKASGIVRPPRDWTEWMQAATAVKQHVGKDNFAFYVPLNEYEMQVSLALQQGVPLLRDGDRYGNFSSPELVVALDFYLDFFRKGLAPPSSETDIANVWDEFARGHFTFYMTGPWNIGEFRRRLPADLQDDWMTSILPGPSGPGASTAGGSSLVVFKHSAHKDAAFRLVEFLSRPEIQQQFYEISGNLPPRRSSWRGDRLESDRYLVAFREQLERALPAPKIPEWERIVQELRMVTERAVHEKWTAEEVARELDSRIDRILEKRRWMLARDGGDGA, from the coding sequence ATGAGCCCAAAAATATCGTGTAAAAAAACAGCGGGTATGTTTGTAGTTGCCTTCATTGTGCTGGCTGCCATGTTGGCCGCATGCACAAGTGGGAGCGGGCAGGATGACATTCTGGAAATTAAGTTCTGGGCGATGGGCCGCGAAGGGGAGATTGTTCCTGAGGTGCTCAAGGAGTTTGAACGTGAGAATCCTGGGGTTCGCGTCATTGTCCAGCAGATTCCCTGGACCTCGGCCCATGAAAAACTGTTGACGGCCTTTGCCGGAGATGCCCTGCCTGATGTCGCCCAGATGGGTAATACCTGGATCGCGGAATTTGCGGCGCTTGATGCCGTTGCCAGGCTGGATGAGATGGCAGAGGCCTCTTCCGTGATTGAGGAGCAGGATTATTTCCCGGGGATCTGGGCGACGAACGTCGTTGGCGATACCTTGTACGGGGTGCCCTGGTATGTGGATACGCGGTTGCTCTTTTACCGGCAGGATATTCTGAAGGCTTCCGGAATTGTTCGCCCTCCACGTGACTGGACTGAATGGATGCAGGCGGCCACGGCGGTGAAGCAACATGTTGGAAAAGACAACTTTGCCTTTTACGTGCCGCTGAATGAATATGAAATGCAGGTGTCCCTTGCTCTTCAACAAGGGGTGCCGTTGCTGCGGGACGGTGACCGGTATGGCAATTTTTCCAGCCCTGAGCTGGTGGTGGCCCTTGATTTTTACCTCGACTTTTTTCGCAAAGGGCTGGCACCGCCTTCCAGTGAAACCGACATTGCCAATGTGTGGGATGAGTTTGCACGGGGCCACTTTACCTTCTATATGACCGGGCCGTGGAATATCGGCGAATTCCGCCGCCGGTTGCCTGCCGATCTGCAGGATGACTGGATGACGTCCATCCTGCCCGGGCCTTCGGGTCCGGGTGCCTCGACAGCAGGCGGTTCCAGCCTGGTGGTGTTTAAACATTCCGCGCATAAAGATGCGGCATTTCGGCTGGTGGAATTCCTGTCCCGTCCAGAAATTCAGCAACAGTTTTATGAGATCAGTGGGAATCTGCCGCCGCGTCGGTCAAGCTGGCGGGGAGACCGGCTTGAATCGGATCGGTATCTCGTGGCCTTTAGGGAGCAGCTTGAGCGCGCGCTACCGGCACCGAAAATTCCCGAATGGGAACGCATCGTGCAGGAATTGCGCATGGTGACGGAGCGTGCGGTGCATGAGAAATGGACGGCTGAAGAAGTGGCGCGTGAACTGGATAGCCGGATCGATCGCATTCTGGAGAAACGTCGGTGGATGCTGGCGCGGGATGGGGGAGACGGGGCGTGA
- a CDS encoding discoidin domain-containing protein: protein MRGVWRAAGFLFFGMAWLLLPVCAFGENPAANDFRLLDGFENVGEWKTIATEYSEASIRMAEGVKGNALQLSYELRTAGTANVHRAIQLDLSNNFEIAFKLRGHAPQSTFEIRLVDDSGANVWWRQFHDYEFPADWTTVRIRRSDIHFAWGPIKDHDLNTIAKFEFVILGETGDKGTVEFDTLQMRPLPEPPAMIPPVVAMAGDVPAPAVVDGDPETTWTADTPTELIFDLGYLRDLGGLTLRWAEGQMPEAIDMALSEDGTDWTVPHWEMGTGPSSSGTIGYLRTAEAFGRYVRLSLTPASGGRIGLLEARIEPPEFGQDDNRFLLSLAREAKKGSYPRSFLGEQIYWTIVGPPQGGRSALLSEDGAMEPGPGAFSIEPFLLENESVLSWADGEHHHSLLDEYLPLPRVRRTHEGLSLDVSAHRPPVPAGREGGTDGHARDVVTRYRVVNTGTILRKLTLALAIRPLQVDPPTQILNLVGGVSNIDQLGWDGAAFQVNGDWSVYPELKPDQVSLAEFERAGFPHVQDAGAGTVSQSLVAPGGFGSGVMYFHVDLKPGEAREVSVVTVLDSDRGSAPDLNREAINAGEKAAAGEWREILNQVDISGPPESMPMLNSLKTALAHMMITRDGPALRPGPRTYARSWIRDGAMMSESFLRLGQNDPAVEYARWYAPYQFSSGRVPCCVDKRGADPVVENDSHGELIFLIVDIYRYTGDRAFAEMMWPHVDKAAAVLDTLRLSERTEHNRQDDRKAFYGLLPASVSHEGYLDRPAYSFWDNFWGLKGLTDAAFLAEELGHADRAADIRADAAEFAADISASVSLLGEELGHVPGAADRKDFDPTSTTIALSPTGAASALPRELLIATFEKAWSEFVARRDGTKTWTVYTPYEFRQVSAFVRLGELERAHALLDFYMRDRRPAAWNQWSEVIGRLERDPRFIGDMPHTWVGSDFIRAVLDLFVYADTETGSLVIGAGLPRNWLQGEGIRVHGLRTPYGEVSYAAREEGGQVRVDLEGSTMPPGGFVLPASLKGDVRVTFNGRHLDVRWTSQ from the coding sequence ATGAGAGGTGTATGGCGTGCAGCCGGCTTCCTCTTTTTCGGCATGGCCTGGTTGTTATTGCCGGTGTGTGCATTCGGGGAGAATCCCGCCGCCAATGATTTTCGGTTGCTTGATGGTTTTGAGAATGTCGGGGAATGGAAGACCATCGCGACGGAATACAGCGAGGCCTCGATCAGGATGGCAGAAGGCGTGAAGGGCAATGCGCTTCAATTGTCCTATGAACTTCGAACCGCCGGGACCGCCAATGTACATCGCGCAATTCAGCTTGATCTGTCGAACAATTTCGAGATTGCATTTAAACTCAGGGGGCATGCGCCACAATCTACTTTTGAGATTCGGCTGGTCGATGACAGCGGAGCGAATGTCTGGTGGAGGCAGTTTCATGATTACGAATTTCCTGCTGACTGGACAACCGTTCGTATTCGGCGAAGCGATATCCACTTTGCCTGGGGGCCGATCAAGGACCATGATCTGAATACCATCGCCAAATTTGAATTTGTGATTCTTGGCGAAACCGGTGACAAAGGGACGGTCGAGTTCGATACCCTCCAGATGCGGCCACTTCCCGAGCCGCCCGCCATGATTCCGCCGGTCGTGGCAATGGCCGGCGACGTCCCTGCCCCTGCCGTCGTTGACGGTGATCCGGAAACCACCTGGACTGCCGACACACCCACTGAACTCATATTTGATCTGGGCTATTTGCGCGATCTTGGCGGACTGACCTTGCGATGGGCCGAGGGTCAAATGCCCGAGGCGATTGACATGGCCCTTTCCGAAGACGGAACAGACTGGACGGTACCGCACTGGGAAATGGGCACCGGGCCTTCCTCGTCAGGAACGATCGGGTATCTGCGAACCGCAGAGGCGTTCGGACGTTATGTTCGTCTTTCACTGACACCGGCATCGGGAGGACGGATTGGCTTGCTGGAAGCTCGGATTGAACCACCGGAATTCGGGCAGGATGACAATCGGTTTCTTCTGTCCTTAGCCAGGGAAGCCAAAAAGGGATCGTATCCGCGCAGTTTCCTTGGTGAGCAGATTTATTGGACCATCGTTGGCCCTCCACAAGGTGGCCGGTCGGCATTACTGTCTGAAGATGGCGCCATGGAACCGGGCCCCGGCGCGTTCTCGATTGAGCCGTTTCTTCTTGAGAATGAGTCGGTGCTGAGCTGGGCCGATGGGGAACACCATCACAGCCTGCTGGATGAGTATCTGCCCTTGCCGCGCGTGCGCCGGACCCATGAGGGCCTCTCATTGGATGTCAGTGCACATCGTCCGCCAGTTCCTGCTGGACGAGAAGGGGGAACGGACGGCCATGCCCGTGATGTGGTGACCAGATATCGTGTGGTCAATACCGGCACGATCCTTCGAAAGCTCACTCTGGCCCTTGCCATCCGCCCCCTGCAGGTCGATCCGCCTACGCAGATTCTGAATCTTGTGGGTGGGGTCAGCAACATTGATCAACTCGGCTGGGATGGTGCCGCGTTTCAGGTGAATGGTGACTGGTCCGTGTATCCTGAGCTGAAGCCGGACCAGGTCTCGCTCGCGGAATTTGAACGGGCCGGGTTTCCGCATGTACAGGATGCCGGGGCAGGCACGGTTTCGCAAAGCCTCGTGGCGCCGGGAGGCTTCGGCTCCGGCGTCATGTATTTTCATGTTGATCTGAAGCCGGGTGAGGCTCGCGAAGTTTCCGTCGTCACGGTCCTCGATTCCGATAGGGGGTCTGCGCCCGACCTGAACCGCGAGGCCATTAATGCCGGAGAAAAGGCCGCAGCCGGGGAATGGCGGGAAATCCTCAATCAAGTGGACATTTCGGGCCCGCCTGAATCCATGCCGATGCTCAATAGTTTAAAAACCGCGTTGGCGCATATGATGATCACGCGCGACGGGCCGGCACTGCGTCCGGGTCCACGCACCTATGCCCGTTCGTGGATACGTGATGGCGCAATGATGAGTGAAAGCTTCCTGCGTCTCGGGCAGAACGACCCTGCGGTTGAGTATGCCCGCTGGTATGCACCATACCAATTTTCCAGTGGCAGAGTTCCCTGCTGTGTGGACAAGCGTGGTGCGGATCCGGTTGTGGAGAATGACAGCCATGGAGAACTGATTTTTCTGATTGTGGATATTTACCGGTACACCGGGGATCGTGCCTTTGCCGAGATGATGTGGCCTCATGTGGACAAGGCTGCGGCGGTCCTCGATACATTGAGGCTGTCGGAACGCACGGAGCATAACCGTCAAGATGATCGCAAGGCATTCTATGGTCTGTTACCGGCATCGGTGAGCCATGAGGGTTATTTGGACCGTCCGGCCTATTCATTCTGGGATAATTTCTGGGGTCTGAAAGGATTGACTGATGCGGCGTTTCTTGCGGAGGAACTGGGTCACGCTGACCGCGCAGCTGACATCAGGGCCGATGCCGCTGAATTTGCGGCAGATATCAGCGCGTCTGTTAGTTTGTTGGGCGAAGAACTCGGGCACGTGCCGGGGGCCGCAGACCGAAAAGATTTTGACCCGACATCCACGACAATCGCGCTTTCGCCGACCGGGGCGGCGTCAGCTCTGCCACGAGAGTTGCTGATAGCCACGTTTGAAAAAGCCTGGTCCGAGTTTGTGGCGCGGCGCGATGGCACCAAGACGTGGACTGTCTACACCCCCTATGAATTTCGTCAGGTGAGCGCGTTTGTGCGGTTGGGTGAGCTGGAACGTGCCCATGCCCTGCTTGATTTTTATATGCGGGACCGTCGCCCGGCCGCGTGGAACCAATGGAGTGAGGTGATCGGCCGGCTTGAACGGGATCCGCGTTTCATTGGTGATATGCCCCATACCTGGGTGGGGTCGGATTTCATCCGGGCGGTACTTGATCTGTTTGTGTATGCTGATACAGAAACCGGCTCACTGGTTATCGGCGCGGGTCTGCCGCGAAATTGGTTGCAGGGTGAGGGCATCCGGGTGCATGGGCTGAGAACCCCGTATGGCGAAGTGTCCTATGCGGCACGTGAGGAAGGCGGGCAGGTGCGCGTTGATCTGGAAGGATCGACCATGCCACCGGGCGGTTTTGTTTTACCGGCTTCACTGAAGGGCGACGTCAGGGTAACATTCAATGGAAGGCATCTGGACGTTCGCTGGACATCCCAATAA